The Chitinophagales bacterium genome has a window encoding:
- a CDS encoding glycosyltransferase family 4 protein → MKKVFIFSTLEIAPWGGSEQMWSDAALKLSDMGNKVMTNTMEWPKVQDKLQQIKEHGGLLSFRPNYHIKGNITDKALNKVKDIGWKRAVASFDPDVILISEGGAFDNAIMQHGQWLLSLKKPVYIMSQFLLEYEYIQPQRRSFFIDYFQKAKKIFFVSNRNRTVAERTIARHIDNAAVIKNPIKIKKTTEKYPATDVYNIAVVARLESDVKGYDIIIETFARPQWKDRNYVVNVYGSGPHEEYIRELVAFYGLEEKINFMGFENDVVNIWNKNHILLLPSRGEGTPLSLLEANYCKRAAVVTDVGGNAEVITEGVNGFVAEAPVLTCVANAMERAWSRRKDWEVMGLVAKQNIDNMYQTDAVEELIKEISC, encoded by the coding sequence ATGAAAAAAGTATTCATTTTTTCAACATTGGAGATAGCTCCATGGGGAGGTAGCGAGCAAATGTGGTCAGATGCTGCACTCAAGTTGTCTGATATGGGTAACAAGGTCATGACCAATACCATGGAGTGGCCCAAAGTACAAGACAAACTGCAACAGATAAAAGAGCATGGAGGCCTTTTGAGTTTCAGACCTAATTATCATATAAAGGGCAATATTACCGATAAGGCATTGAATAAGGTGAAAGACATAGGCTGGAAAAGAGCTGTTGCTTCTTTTGATCCTGATGTGATATTGATAAGCGAGGGTGGTGCTTTTGATAATGCTATTATGCAGCACGGTCAATGGCTATTGTCGCTCAAAAAGCCTGTATATATCATGTCGCAGTTTTTGCTCGAGTATGAATATATTCAACCGCAAAGAAGAAGTTTTTTCATCGACTATTTTCAAAAAGCGAAGAAGATATTTTTTGTAAGCAACAGGAACAGAACTGTGGCAGAACGAACTATAGCAAGACATATTGATAATGCTGCTGTTATAAAAAATCCTATTAAGATAAAGAAAACAACGGAAAAGTATCCTGCTACTGATGTGTACAATATTGCTGTTGTGGCCAGGCTGGAGTCTGACGTGAAAGGTTATGATATAATTATTGAAACCTTTGCCCGGCCGCAGTGGAAAGACAGGAACTATGTAGTTAATGTATATGGTTCAGGCCCGCACGAAGAGTACATAAGAGAGTTGGTTGCATTCTACGGCCTGGAAGAGAAGATCAACTTTATGGGTTTTGAAAATGATGTTGTGAATATATGGAACAAGAATCATATCCTGTTATTGCCTTCAAGAGGCGAGGGGACACCATTATCGCTACTGGAGGCTAATTATTGCAAAAGAGCTGCTGTTGTTACTGACGTAGGAGGCAATGCAGAGGTGATCACAGAAGGGGTGAATGGTTTTGTAGCGGAAGCACCCGTCCTTACATGCGTGGCAAATGCTATGGAGCGCGCATGGTCCAGGAGAAAAGACTGGGAAGTAATGGGCCTTGTTGCCAAACAGAACATAGACAATATGTACCAGACTGACGCAGTTGAAGAGTTGATAAAGGAAATATCCTGCTGA
- a CDS encoding response regulator — protein MIKVIIVDDELMARNLLKGLLKEYCPNVEVLADCADLPNGVKAIRKYKPDLVFLDIEMPGHTGLELLEFFDEDEIDFAIIFTTAYNQYAIRAFKLSAIDYLLKPIEPSDLEQSIERFKKLTDRNRQAYETLKENLSQQGIRKIAVPEGNTVKFLELDQILFFKADSSYTEIHFTDGRKMVISRTLKNIEDTLDNQNTFFRCHKSYLVNVQYITGYIKSDGGYIIMNDNTEIPLSGDRIQELLEFVSFVKRK, from the coding sequence ATGATAAAAGTAATAATCGTTGATGATGAACTGATGGCACGTAATTTGCTGAAGGGCCTGCTAAAAGAGTATTGTCCGAACGTGGAAGTGCTTGCTGATTGTGCTGACCTGCCCAACGGTGTAAAAGCCATCAGGAAATATAAGCCTGACCTTGTATTTCTTGATATAGAGATGCCGGGACATACAGGTCTTGAATTGCTGGAGTTCTTTGACGAGGATGAAATAGACTTTGCCATTATCTTCACAACTGCTTACAACCAGTATGCCATACGTGCGTTTAAATTATCGGCAATAGACTACTTGTTGAAACCGATAGAGCCATCAGATCTAGAGCAATCTATTGAACGTTTTAAAAAACTGACAGACCGGAACAGACAAGCATACGAGACATTAAAGGAGAATTTATCTCAACAGGGAATAAGGAAAATTGCGGTACCTGAAGGAAATACTGTTAAGTTTCTTGAACTCGACCAGATATTATTCTTTAAGGCTGACAGCTCATATACCGAAATACACTTTACTGACGGCAGGAAAATGGTCATCAGCCGTACCCTGAAAAACATAGAAGATACCCTGGATAATCAAAACACATTCTTCAGGTGTCATAAATCCTACCTGGTCAACGTTCAATACATTACAGGGTATATAAAATCAGACGGCGGATACATTATCATGAATGACAATACCGAGATCCCTCTTTCCGGCGACCGGATACAGGAGCTCCTTGAATTTGTTTCATTCGTAAAAAGGAAATGA
- a CDS encoding histidine kinase → MGYPVLANQGRIFTMDKGDFHGLIYELIGGVNKVNFDVSGIRYVQAAMFSGNYYWFCSTAGTLAFDAKGYPANDNKPLFKDKNISGVFNDKEGNYWFSTLNEGIMFVPDLNMRLTEMRNCSPSFIVTNKDEVYISTNKNEVYSFNHDNNTLLLRYRDSLSHDVLAFRRDPYGGEFMLVAQSLKVLNQNFRPTLFYSRAIKGIIPIDDKYYAYSGTSIAGLIQKHSGGRSKWDSLFRSSHHDMDGKVAHILTGYRFSSVAYSPYTSAIYFGGNNGLYKITPDNISIREVTSDNEQIYATQLELFDHRIFAITATNTLLVIDSNDQVTTVKDSKGLHLYRMCPVNDELIVMTDRGIKKYNSRSGSLISTGILRGIKSEEIRDIKPLGDLLMVATNRGIITTPAKENTIAAAPIFNITSISINSREYIPQKRHDLGYDENNIEIRYSIIYYRNPDAHSLYYKINDGKWTHNSKASGALKLASLSPGNYKIAFYIGELSGETSIIPTDTITLNIQPPFWNTAWFLTMVVFLVVSLAYTYYRWQTGLLKKQNQLLTDKVELERNLHKSVLTSIRSQMNPHFFYNALNTIQAFIIADDKRNASTYLSKFSKLTRTILEMTEKETITLAEEINALRLYLDLEKVRFNNEFQYSINTEQGIDPEITRIPSMIVQPYIENSIKHGLLHKNGEKTLQVYFCKNKGNLSIIIDDNGIGRKKSMELNKIRTDKHKSFATKATMKRIEILNKENKNIGVVYTDKSDEFDRPAGTTVSITIPLIKE, encoded by the coding sequence ATGGGCTACCCGGTCCTTGCCAACCAGGGGCGTATTTTCACCATGGACAAGGGAGATTTCCATGGGTTAATATACGAGCTAATAGGCGGAGTCAACAAAGTTAATTTTGACGTGTCGGGAATTCGGTATGTACAGGCTGCCATGTTTTCCGGCAACTACTACTGGTTTTGCAGTACAGCCGGCACATTAGCCTTTGATGCAAAAGGGTACCCTGCAAACGACAACAAGCCATTATTTAAGGATAAAAATATTTCAGGCGTATTTAATGACAAGGAAGGTAATTATTGGTTCAGCACACTGAACGAAGGAATAATGTTTGTGCCTGACCTGAACATGAGGTTGACAGAAATGCGTAACTGTTCCCCATCTTTTATTGTTACCAACAAAGACGAAGTCTACATTTCCACAAATAAGAATGAGGTATATTCATTCAACCACGATAACAACACGTTATTACTCAGGTATAGAGATAGTCTTTCTCATGACGTTCTAGCCTTCAGAAGAGACCCATATGGCGGTGAATTTATGCTAGTGGCACAATCGCTGAAAGTGCTTAACCAAAATTTCAGGCCCACGCTTTTCTATTCAAGGGCTATTAAAGGGATAATACCCATTGACGATAAATATTATGCATATAGCGGCACAAGCATTGCCGGATTAATTCAGAAACACTCCGGTGGCCGTAGTAAGTGGGATTCGCTATTCCGATCTTCGCACCATGATATGGATGGGAAAGTGGCACATATCCTTACCGGCTACAGATTTAGTTCTGTTGCATACTCACCATATACCTCAGCCATATATTTCGGCGGCAACAACGGCCTGTACAAGATTACACCGGATAATATTTCCATTAGAGAAGTGACGTCTGATAATGAGCAGATCTATGCTACGCAATTGGAGTTGTTTGACCACAGGATATTTGCCATTACGGCAACGAACACACTACTGGTCATTGACAGCAACGACCAGGTAACAACAGTAAAAGATAGTAAAGGCCTGCATTTATACAGAATGTGCCCGGTGAATGATGAACTTATTGTGATGACAGACCGCGGTATTAAAAAATACAATTCCCGGAGCGGTTCACTCATTTCTACGGGAATACTAAGGGGTATCAAGAGCGAAGAGATCAGGGACATCAAGCCATTAGGAGATTTGCTGATGGTTGCTACCAACCGGGGTATTATCACAACACCTGCAAAAGAAAATACCATAGCGGCAGCACCTATCTTCAACATCACTTCCATCAGCATCAACAGCCGGGAGTACATACCACAAAAACGTCATGACCTGGGATACGATGAAAACAATATCGAGATAAGATATTCAATAATATACTATCGAAATCCTGACGCACATTCATTATACTATAAAATAAACGATGGGAAATGGACACACAACTCAAAAGCCTCGGGTGCATTGAAGCTTGCATCGTTATCTCCGGGAAATTATAAAATTGCTTTTTACATAGGAGAATTATCCGGGGAAACTTCAATAATTCCAACCGATACAATAACCCTTAACATACAACCACCCTTCTGGAATACAGCATGGTTCCTTACCATGGTCGTGTTTCTGGTGGTGTCGCTGGCTTATACCTATTATAGATGGCAGACAGGCCTGTTAAAAAAACAGAACCAACTATTGACGGACAAGGTAGAGTTGGAACGCAACCTGCATAAATCGGTGCTTACTTCCATCCGTTCGCAAATGAACCCGCACTTTTTTTACAATGCACTTAATACGATACAAGCATTCATCATTGCCGACGATAAAAGAAATGCTTCTACCTATCTTTCAAAATTCTCAAAACTCACCCGGACGATCCTGGAAATGACCGAGAAAGAGACCATTACCCTGGCTGAAGAGATCAACGCCTTGAGACTTTACCTCGACCTGGAAAAAGTAAGGTTCAATAATGAATTTCAATATTCAATAAATACAGAACAGGGTATTGACCCGGAGATCACCCGCATACCTTCCATGATCGTGCAACCTTATATTGAGAACTCAATTAAACACGGATTATTACATAAAAATGGAGAAAAGACATTACAAGTTTATTTCTGCAAAAATAAAGGTAATCTGTCCATAATAATTGACGATAATGGTATTGGCAGGAAGAAAAGCATGGAACTGAACAAGATCAGAACAGACAAGCATAAGTCCTTTGCAACAAAGGCGACCATGAAACGCATAGAAATATTAAATAAAGAGAACAAAAATATAGGTGTAGTATACACTGATAAATCAGACGAGTTTGACCGACCAGCCGGAACCACTGTCAGTATAACCATACCATTGATAAAAGAATAA
- a CDS encoding von Willebrand factor type A domain-containing protein, which yields MKRMIKMLVIILTFGVRLAAQGTSGSIVGNVVDDRSEPVISAVVQAFQGGIMKGGTTTDFDGNYVIKPLQPGRYDVTVKYIGYKESKTVGIIVSVGKPTEVKFKLNPSTTLDEIVIVDYKVPLIDKYSGSNTTIMSDQLESMPTRNTSNMVSTASGRRGRQKTVLANPVYYNPSVESYKKEPENDYKTVKANPLSTISVDVDRASYSNIRRFLNEGQLPPADAVRIEEMINYFNYSYPQPEGNDPIAIVTELTDCPWQPDHQLLHIGMQARTMAVETLPASNMVFLVDVSGSMSSPNKLPLVIESLKLLAHNLRAKDKIAIVVYAGSAGMVLPPTPGDQKQAIYEALDRLQAGGSTAGGAGIKLAYKIANDNYIRGGNNRIVLATDGDFNVGISGDNELERLITKERESGIYLTCLGYGMGNYKDSKMEVLADKGNGNYAYIDNIEEAKKTLVKEFGGTVFTIAKDVKTQIEFNPALVQAYRLVGYENRLLNEEDFKDDKKDAGDMGSGHSVTIIYEIIPAGVRSGKIRDVSDLKYQGMQPGNITGELATVKFRYKRPNGKTSMEMSHVIANNMHNISEARPDIQFAGSVAMFGMLLKDSAYKGTSTYDKVLTLGKAGKGDDNEGYRAEYLKLVKIARKLTPTKVTKEDEELVGWFAEEN from the coding sequence ATGAAACGGATGATTAAAATGCTCGTGATCATACTCACCTTTGGAGTGAGGCTCGCTGCACAAGGCACCTCGGGCTCTATTGTGGGCAACGTAGTAGATGACAGAAGTGAACCTGTAATTTCTGCAGTAGTACAGGCATTCCAGGGAGGAATTATGAAAGGCGGAACGACGACCGATTTTGATGGAAATTATGTGATCAAACCTCTTCAGCCAGGCAGATATGATGTGACTGTAAAGTACATAGGCTATAAGGAGAGTAAAACAGTTGGTATAATAGTGTCTGTTGGCAAACCCACTGAAGTAAAATTCAAGTTAAACCCGTCAACAACTTTGGATGAGATAGTTATTGTCGACTACAAAGTACCATTGATAGATAAATACAGTGGAAGTAATACGACCATTATGTCTGATCAATTAGAGAGCATGCCGACCCGGAATACGTCAAATATGGTATCAACCGCATCGGGCAGGCGTGGCAGGCAAAAGACAGTATTGGCTAACCCTGTATACTACAACCCCAGCGTGGAATCTTACAAGAAAGAACCGGAGAATGATTATAAAACCGTAAAAGCAAATCCCTTATCCACTATATCGGTAGATGTGGACAGGGCCTCATACAGTAACATACGCAGGTTTCTGAATGAAGGGCAACTACCTCCTGCTGACGCGGTGCGTATAGAGGAAATGATCAACTACTTTAATTATAGCTACCCGCAACCAGAGGGTAACGACCCCATCGCCATTGTTACTGAACTCACTGATTGCCCATGGCAGCCGGACCATCAATTACTGCACATAGGTATGCAAGCCAGGACAATGGCTGTAGAAACTCTACCCGCTTCGAACATGGTATTCCTTGTAGACGTGTCGGGTTCTATGAGCAGCCCAAATAAACTACCACTGGTAATAGAATCGCTGAAACTGCTGGCACATAACCTGCGTGCAAAAGACAAAATAGCGATAGTGGTATATGCTGGCAGTGCAGGCATGGTGCTTCCGCCCACCCCCGGCGATCAGAAACAGGCTATATATGAGGCACTTGACAGGCTGCAGGCAGGAGGTTCAACAGCAGGTGGCGCGGGCATTAAACTGGCTTACAAAATAGCGAATGACAATTATATACGTGGCGGCAACAACAGAATAGTGCTGGCAACTGATGGCGACTTTAACGTCGGAATAAGCGGAGACAACGAATTAGAAAGACTGATAACAAAAGAAAGAGAAAGCGGCATTTACCTGACCTGCCTGGGATATGGCATGGGTAATTACAAAGACTCAAAAATGGAGGTGTTGGCAGATAAAGGGAACGGCAACTATGCATACATTGACAACATAGAAGAGGCAAAGAAAACACTGGTTAAAGAATTTGGAGGTACTGTTTTCACCATAGCAAAGGATGTAAAAACACAGATCGAGTTCAACCCGGCGCTGGTGCAAGCATACAGGTTGGTAGGATATGAGAACAGGTTGTTGAACGAAGAAGATTTTAAAGATGACAAAAAAGATGCAGGAGATATGGGTTCCGGCCATAGTGTGACTATCATATATGAGATCATCCCTGCAGGCGTAAGGTCTGGCAAAATAAGAGATGTATCCGACCTGAAATACCAGGGTATGCAACCGGGCAATATCACAGGGGAACTGGCAACAGTGAAGTTCAGGTATAAAAGGCCTAATGGCAAAACAAGCATGGAAATGTCTCATGTAATAGCCAATAACATGCACAACATTTCCGAGGCGCGTCCTGATATACAATTTGCCGGTTCAGTAGCCATGTTCGGGATGTTGTTGAAAGACTCTGCCTACAAAGGCACCTCTACCTACGATAAGGTGCTTACCCTGGGAAAGGCCGGCAAGGGAGACGACAATGAAGGATACAGGGCAGAATACCTAAAACTGGTAAAAATTGCCCGGAAACTAACGCCAACCAAGGTAACAAAGGAAGATGAGGAGCTGGTGGGTTGGTTTGCAGAAGAGAATTAG
- a CDS encoding M13 family metallopeptidase, which translates to MNIKNNLLLGAALLAIASCQQKDNTASNRKFIDPANMDTTVSPGDNFFYYANGGWLKNNTIPESEARWGSFDILRENNMNALHTLLDEAAKSSAAQGTAEQKVGDFYKSGMDTTAIDAAGIKPLEGVLAGVDNMKTADDIVKELSNLHTIGLAQVYGFSVSPDDKNVTKQICQIGQGGLGMPDRDYYFNTDERSSKIRDAYKAYQVKVMELMGMDEAGAQAAAANVYALEEKLAGASMTRTERRDPYKVYNKYSLDELSKLTPGMDWKSIFADLKATGEDSVIVGMPAFMAEVSKLIQNTPVDVWKTYLKFHIVNDMAPYLGSDYDNARFDFYGKAVSGLQEQKPRWKRVLRVVDGGVGELLGKTYVDKYFTPEAKQRMLDLVNNLQKTYEDRITRLDWMSEETKHKAIGKLNTFVKKIGYPDKWRDYSKLSIVPDNYVKNVFASSAFDYDYMMSKLGKPVDKTEWFMTPPTVNAYYNPAFNEIVFPAGILAFPFFDKDADDAVNYGGIGGVIGHEMTHGFDDQGSKYDADGNLKNWWTDEDAKRFDAKTGVVVDQFNNYTVLDTVHVNGKLTLGENLADLGGLAIAYEAFHKTEQAKKGEKIDGFTPDQRFFLSWAQVWCANTRDAELANRIITDPHSPVEWRTNGPLSNMPEFYQAFNINEGDKMYRADSIRAKVW; encoded by the coding sequence ATGAACATAAAGAACAATTTGTTACTGGGTGCTGCGCTATTAGCTATCGCATCTTGTCAGCAAAAAGACAACACAGCAAGCAATAGAAAATTTATAGACCCTGCTAATATGGACACCACTGTTAGCCCCGGAGATAATTTCTTCTATTATGCTAATGGCGGATGGTTAAAAAATAACACCATACCCGAATCAGAAGCCAGGTGGGGCAGCTTTGACATACTCAGGGAGAACAACATGAATGCACTGCACACTCTGCTGGATGAAGCCGCTAAATCCAGCGCTGCACAGGGCACTGCCGAGCAGAAAGTTGGCGATTTCTACAAAAGCGGCATGGATACTACAGCCATCGATGCGGCTGGTATTAAACCATTGGAAGGTGTACTGGCAGGAGTTGACAATATGAAGACCGCTGACGACATAGTAAAAGAACTGAGCAACCTGCATACTATCGGATTGGCGCAAGTATATGGTTTCAGCGTATCGCCCGACGATAAGAACGTCACTAAACAAATATGCCAGATAGGCCAGGGTGGCCTGGGCATGCCCGACAGGGATTACTACTTCAATACTGATGAGCGTTCCTCAAAAATTCGCGATGCATACAAGGCATACCAGGTGAAAGTAATGGAATTGATGGGTATGGACGAAGCCGGAGCCCAGGCAGCGGCTGCTAACGTATACGCACTTGAGGAAAAACTGGCCGGTGCATCAATGACCCGTACAGAAAGACGTGATCCTTATAAAGTATACAACAAATACAGCCTTGACGAATTGAGTAAACTAACACCGGGCATGGACTGGAAGAGCATTTTTGCTGACCTGAAAGCCACAGGTGAAGACTCTGTTATTGTAGGTATGCCGGCATTTATGGCTGAAGTAAGCAAGCTGATACAAAACACTCCGGTTGATGTGTGGAAAACCTACCTGAAGTTCCATATAGTTAATGACATGGCTCCCTACCTGGGTAGTGATTATGACAATGCACGCTTTGACTTTTATGGTAAAGCTGTAAGTGGTCTACAGGAACAAAAACCTCGTTGGAAACGCGTACTCCGCGTAGTTGACGGTGGTGTTGGTGAACTGCTGGGTAAAACTTATGTTGACAAATACTTTACTCCGGAGGCCAAACAACGTATGCTGGACCTGGTGAACAACCTGCAAAAAACATACGAAGACCGTATAACACGCCTTGACTGGATGTCTGAAGAAACTAAACATAAGGCAATAGGTAAGCTGAACACATTTGTGAAGAAGATCGGTTATCCTGATAAATGGAGGGATTACAGCAAGCTCAGCATCGTGCCTGATAACTATGTAAAGAACGTCTTTGCGTCATCAGCTTTTGATTATGACTATATGATGAGCAAGTTGGGCAAGCCAGTTGACAAAACAGAATGGTTCATGACACCTCCAACCGTAAACGCATATTACAATCCCGCTTTTAATGAGATCGTATTCCCGGCAGGTATCCTGGCGTTCCCGTTCTTTGACAAAGATGCCGACGATGCTGTAAACTATGGTGGTATAGGTGGTGTAATTGGCCATGAAATGACGCATGGTTTTGATGACCAGGGTAGCAAATACGATGCGGATGGGAACCTGAAGAACTGGTGGACCGATGAAGATGCCAAAAGATTTGACGCTAAAACAGGTGTAGTAGTTGACCAGTTCAACAACTATACCGTACTGGATACCGTGCACGTGAACGGTAAACTGACACTAGGCGAGAACCTGGCAGACCTGGGTGGATTGGCTATTGCCTACGAAGCATTCCATAAAACCGAACAAGCTAAAAAAGGAGAAAAGATAGATGGGTTTACACCTGACCAACGTTTTTTCCTTAGCTGGGCACAGGTATGGTGCGCAAACACACGTGATGCAGAACTGGCTAACAGGATCATCACTGACCCGCACTCTCCTGTAGAATGGAGAACCAACGGCCCATTGAGCAATATGCCTGAGTTCTACCAAGCATTCAATATAAACGAAGGCGACAAGATGTACCGCGCTGATAGCATTCGTGCAAAAGTGTGGTAG
- a CDS encoding AtpZ/AtpI family protein: MENKNNNAMKYAGLGAQMMGTLAVATWLGWYIDEKTTWNFPLFIIILPLLALVYSLWKLIKALDNPKK, from the coding sequence ATGGAAAACAAAAACAATAATGCAATGAAATATGCAGGGCTGGGCGCACAGATGATGGGTACTCTTGCGGTAGCTACATGGCTGGGGTGGTATATTGATGAAAAAACAACATGGAATTTTCCTTTATTCATCATAATATTGCCTTTACTCGCGCTGGTATATTCCTTATGGAAACTGATCAAAGCGCTGGACAATCCGAAAAAATGA